Proteins from one Mugil cephalus isolate CIBA_MC_2020 chromosome 15, CIBA_Mcephalus_1.1, whole genome shotgun sequence genomic window:
- the zgc:110540 gene encoding deoxynucleoside kinase: protein MATPPKRPRCVSSCSRRGKKISIEGNIAAGKSTFVSLLQAAAEDWEVIPEPIGKWCNIQNNSDNIYQELSSSQKSGGNLLQMLYDKPSRWSYTFQSYACLSRVRAQLKSPSVKLQQAENPVQFYERSVYSDRYVFASTLYECGDLTDTEWSVYQDYHSWLLDQFEPDLSLDAIIYLRAPPQRCMQRLLHRGREEEQMIPLEYLDQLHSKHESWLYDRSLRLDFEYLNKLPVLVLDVEDDFKNDLIKQEVLVTKVREFLDTLSSFSRDSLGQQCPLHPEDTWAFL, encoded by the exons ATGGCGACTCCACCGAAGAGGCCGCGctgtgtttccagctgctcccgcagaggaaagaaaatttCTATCGAGGGAAACATCG CTGCAGGTAAATCCACGTTCGTCAGTTTGCTGCAGGCGGCAGCTGAAGACTGGGAGGTGATTCCTGAACCCATTGGAAAATGGTGCAACATTCAGAACAACAGCGACAACATTTACCAG GAGCTGAGTTCCTCTCAGAAGAGCGGAGGGAACCTCCTACAGATGTTGTATGATAAACCCAGCCGTTGGTCCTACACCTTCCAG AGCTACGCGTGTCTCAGCAGAGTTCGAGCTCAACTTAAGTCTCCATCTGTGAAACTTCAACAAGCAGAAAACCCGGTTCAGTTCTACGAACGCTCCGTCTACTCAGACAG GTATGTCTTTGCGTCCACCCTGTATGAGTGTGGGGACCTGACGGACACGGAGTGGAGTGTCTACCAGGACTATCACAGCTGGCTCCTGGACCAGTTTGAACCAGACCTCAGCCTGGACGCCATCATCTACCTGAGAGCCCCCCCCCAG CGCTGTATGCAGCGGCTGCTCCATCGAGGTCGTGAGGAGGAGCAGATGATTCCTCTCGAGTATCTGGATCAACTTCACTCCAAACACGAGTCCTGGTTGTACGACCGGAGCCTGAG GCTGGACTTCGAGTACCTGAACAAACTTCCTGTTCTGGTCCTGGACGTCGAGGACGACTTCAAGAACGATCTGATCAAACAAGAAGTCCTCGTCACCAAG gtgCGAGAGTTTCTGGACACGTTGTCAAGTTTCTCCAGAGACTCTTT AGGACAACAATGTCCTCTCCACCCGGAGGACACCTGGGCCTTCCTGTGA